The Rosa rugosa chromosome 3, drRosRugo1.1, whole genome shotgun sequence sequence ATATGTACATCCATGACATAACATTATATATGTACATTGTAGTAGTACACAAAGTAGATTAAACAAGTATAGAGAACTATGCACCACATTGAGGCTTGCTTAAGAGCCAAGGAACAGCCCCAGCACCACCATTCTGACCATAGCTAGGAAAATCACTGAGGCAGTGCAAATCATCAAAGCTGCAGCTAGGCCTATCAATAGGCCACTCTACATCCGACGGCCTGATGAAGCTGGGGACCCACACCGGTGTTCCATCCTCAAACGAATTCTGTGTCAACCTCGTAACATCAGAGCCGTCCAATTTCACAGTAAAAATCTCACCGTACGGCTGGTAATGATGTGGGTTTGAGATGGGCTCAGCTGATATGCCCCCATAATCCGAAGTGAAAACCAAGCTCTTTCCATCCGGGCTGAACCACGGGTGGTTGGTCCGTCCACCCGACCCGCTTTGGATCACTTTCCTCAACCCGGTTCCGTTCGGGTGGATCACGTACAACTCGAAGCTCCCGCTGCCTGGGTTCTCCCGGTCCGACGCGAACGCGATCCAGTCACCGTCCGGCGACCAGTTACACATCGTGTCCATCCATGGGCCCTCCGTCAGTCTCTGGAGCCCAAGTGTCTCACCTTCCTCGGCGTCCATGATGTAGAGGTTCTTATgacccgaccgacccgaccggaagaCGATCTGTTTTCCGTCGGGCGATGGTGAAGGGAAGGCGTTGTTCTTCCCGTTTGTGGTTAGCTTCTTGATGGCGATTCGGTCAACGTCGATTGAGATGATATCAACCTCAGCACTCTCCGGTGCAAATTCCGGTCCGGCACCGGTGTATATGACGCCCTTGCGAACCGGGTCCCAGGCGGTCGAGAAAGCTTTTCCAGGGTAGACCTGTCGCCGGTTCGAACCGTCGCGGTTCACCACGTAGATACCCGGTAAGTTCGCGAAGGCGATACGGTCACCTGCGGGTGAAAACGAAGGAAACGTGCCGTCGATTCTGAGCACGGACAGGTTCGGAATTGAGCTGTGGATATTCTGAAGAAAAAGCTTCGGGCTTTTCTTCCCGTTCGCGTTGCCTCTGCACTTGTGGTACCCGACCCGACTCGAATCGGGGGAGATGAACGGGTTGTAGTGGTGGGTACGTGGCGCGACGAGCCGAGTCAGCTCCTTGAACTCGCCCTTCACCAAGTCGAACAGCTCCACGtggcggaagctcgtggtgggTCTTCTGGTGGCCACGGCGATGAAGTCGTGGTTCCCCGGTGACGTGGCGGGTGTGAACGCGTGGAGACCCGGCGGCGTAACTCGCTCCACCACCACTGACTCGGTAGAAATCGCTCCCCCTCTCGGTAAAATCGCCCGATAAATACTCCACCACTGGTCTTCTCCTCTTCTGTGAAAGTAAATCGTTGACTCGTCAACCCAACTCGGCCAGCCGCCGTGTTCAACCACCTTGACTCGGCGAGTCCCGTCCCGAGTCAAGAACACGTAGATGTCTGTACTGAGCTCCTCGACCTCGCCGTCCCAACCTTCCGACCCATACGACGCCACCGCCGTCCAAACCCCAGACGGCGACACCGCGGGGCTGAAGTCCGCGACGCCGTAAGGAGTCAGCCTCCGGGTCAAAGCCGAGTTCAACTCGGTCGAGTAAACCGCAGCAGAACTCGTCCTGGGCACGCCGGAGTCTTCGTGAGTGGACACGTATACCAAATACTCCCCTGTCAAACTGGGCTTGTCTTTCATCGAAACCCCGTCCAAGCCCAGCAGAGGGACCTGAACCCGGTCCACGACTTCAAGGGCGGACCTTTTCCTGATGCTCGACGGAGAATCGAAGTAAACGGCGTCGTAGTAGATGTTGGAAAAGCCGTTTCTCTCGGTGACGTAGATGATCTGGAGAGAGGGGTCGGGTCGGGTGGGGGATCGGATTCGGGTTTGGTTGGGAAAGAAAGTGGAGGAGGGGAAGTGGCCGTTGAAGTTGACGGACTGGCCATCTGTGATTCGGGTCTCGGTGGTTGGGTGCGGTGGGTGACTGATCGGGAGGGTGAAGATGTCGAAATAGTAATCTAATCTGCCGTTGGTGGTGAAGACGATGCTGGAAGGGCCATGTTCAGCCGCTAAACTGAAACTAAGCACCAGCAAATGGAGCAACAAATGGAGAATTGAATTGGGTTTCATGCTGGCTTTGATTTTGATTCCTTGTGTGTGGAGCTCAGTGAGTGAGTGGTTGTGTTTGGTGAGTATAATCCTCCATATAATTTGAGGTGCAGGAGATTAATGATAACGTGATGTGAGTTTAGGATAGAACTTCCCGCGTGGCATATTCTGGGAAAAGATCATTTTCCCTGTGGGGACACTCTGATGGTGATTTTGTAACAAATATGCAACCATAGATAAACTTAAGAAGAGCAAAAGGAAATATGAACGTACGTAAAACCTTAACGAAGAAATGAATAAATGGGAAGATGTATACGAGGATGAACTTCAACTGGTACGAATGATCAAAGCAATTCTACGATCAGAAACGATTATAATGACCAATTTATAGCATAAGAGAGATAATTCTTTTAAAAAACCTAGGAGAGTATTTCTTTCAATCTAGTCTTCTACGGCACCCTAGCCTCTAGCCTCTTGCTATCGCTTCCTCCTCTCCATGGCCTCCATAGATGCCGTCACAGCAAGCTTTGCCGCTCCTCTTGCTCTCGCAGCGGGTAGTAGTGCCCCGGATCTGAGAAAGATTGGCGGTGGTCCTATGTGCAGGTCCTCCCAATCTTTTCTACTTGGCAAACCTTTGATCGAGGATGACAATGATGCGCCTCTTGTCATTCTCGAACATGTCCAAGGTCGTTGCAATAAGAGCATTGAGGACGAGGGCGGTTGGTGAACCCTGGTGGAGGACCTTGCTGATGCAGGGGAACCGAACTCTGCTGCTGAAGGAAAGGTGTCGGTGACTTGGCCTGAATGGCAAGGCTAGACACTTCAACCTGTGCATGTTTGACACTTTCCTGCTGAGACTCATTCTTACGGATGTATGTGAAAGCTGTGATTAGACTAGGAGGGTCTGTCATTCTGAGCAATTCTCCTTTGGCACTGCTATGCTTCTCATCAAGCCCTCTCAAGAATACATGAACTCTTTCAagctccttctccttctggtaccacacaagatcttccttattcttgatcttgcaaggacgcttctgatcaatttcagcccatacattcttcagcttggtgaaatacacagctactggttgcccattctgttgcatACTGCCAGCTTTgcacatcaattcatgaacctgtataaaatTAGACTCATTTGTATATAGATCTCCCAATGTCTTCCATATTGTTTCAGCAGTCTCACACTCTTCCACCAACTGTAGCACATCTTCAGTCATGGCTTTGAATAAGGTTGCCATCACAGATGCATCATCATCCTCCCACTTAGTATAGGCATCCACATCCTCCTTACTAGGAGCTTTGGTTGTTCTAGTCACATGCCCCATCTTGTGTATGCCCCGAAGATGAACATACATAATCTTCTTCCACGTTCGAAAATTAGTACCATTGAGTTTTGTCCCTCCAAAAGAACCACTGTCTGAACTTCGGACAGAAACCTCAACCTTTTGGACCTCATTGATCTTGGAACTCTGACTTTCCCTATCACCACCACCCATCGCAACAATATAGTAGCAAATTCACAGAATCACAGAATATGCAGCGGAAAAAGAACCGAAGACTTCAAACAATAACAGTAACAGAACTTGTAgtaatttattatatatatatatattttagacCTGTTGCACGGGTTAACAGCGACGGTGGCATGCGACCTAAGAAGCCGGCGGTCTGAATCAGAGGAAGCCGGCAATCTGGAAAATGGCAGATGACGTCGGTTGGAGGCGGCTGGCCTGAGGATGATTGATCACGAGAAGCCGGTCTAAGGATGAGCGGCGTTGGGTTTGACGCGGGTTTGGACAACACTGATTTCACGCCGGTCTGAAATCACGGCGTTGGGTTTGACGCAGTGGAGCGATTTGGGTGAATCGAAGACGCTGGTGTGGTGCAACAACGCCCGAATTGGGCAGCGACAATCTGGAAGAGGAAGCCGACCGGTCTGGGTGGAATGTAATGACACCGGGAACTAAAGGATTCGTTCTGGAGAGATGGAGGCTGACCTGGGCTGACTTGGGAAGATGAAGCTGATGTGAGGTCAACCTTGAAAGATCAATGAGGTGAAGTCAACCTTGAAAAGGACAGACGACCTTGAAAGAGACAGaggacaaagccgatcttgaaaAGATGAAGGGCAAAGGAGGTTCGGTTTCCAGCTCtagagataagggcaaaggaaagcctAAGGCTTTCCAGGTCTCTTGCCTACCACTTGAAATTGGGTATTCTATTACTTTCTTCTTAGTTTACTCTAGTTGTACActaattgaggtctctaggcgactatgtttacttttcaaagaggggttagtagtgaggacttgatttcttgttgtttaggctcaataagtgagcgtatgtgttaatagtgagggtcacctgtcttttgcttggcggcttgtgccatttagtttttttggtatgagacagcatctgatgtacgtGCTTTCCGGTCATGCataagtaatgaagttatctattttctcaaaaaaaaaaaaaagataattctTTTAACAAAATAACCACACGGTGGGTGAGAAATGTTTTTGTAAAAATTGGGTCATATTTGCAAACAATTTTTTATGCAGAAAAACGAGAGATTAAGATTCCAaataagaaattaataacgaattggAGCCCAAATTTAATGGCAAAAAAGTAAATACTGAAAATTCACACGGCTCTAAGCAGAGAAGAACGCACCTCACACGCGTGAGCAAAAGAAACTAGGGTGTCTTACAGGCGGCGGCATCGCTTCTAGGCGACGATCGTTGCGCTTCCCGACATTGTGGGAGATCAATCTCGTGGGTTGCGGTTTGCTCCCGGTGCCTGTGGGAGTCTACAGAGGTTGTGAGTGGTTCGCTACAGTTCCCGGATCGTGCTGAATCTGGGT is a genomic window containing:
- the LOC133736625 gene encoding uncharacterized protein LOC133736625, encoding MKPNSILHLLLHLLVLSFSLAAEHGPSSIVFTTNGRLDYYFDIFTLPISHPPHPTTETRITDGQSVNFNGHFPSSTFFPNQTRIRSPTRPDPSLQIIYVTERNGFSNIYYDAVYFDSPSSIRKRSALEVVDRVQVPLLGLDGVSMKDKPSLTGEYLVYVSTHEDSGVPRTSSAAVYSTELNSALTRRLTPYGVADFSPAVSPSGVWTAVASYGSEGWDGEVEELSTDIYVFLTRDGTRRVKVVEHGGWPSWVDESTIYFHRRGEDQWWSIYRAILPRGGAISTESVVVERVTPPGLHAFTPATSPGNHDFIAVATRRPTTSFRHVELFDLVKGEFKELTRLVAPRTHHYNPFISPDSSRVGYHKCRGNANGKKSPKLFLQNIHSSIPNLSVLRIDGTFPSFSPAGDRIAFANLPGIYVVNRDGSNRRQVYPGKAFSTAWDPVRKGVIYTGAGPEFAPESAEVDIISIDVDRIAIKKLTTNGKNNAFPSPSPDGKQIVFRSGRSGHKNLYIMDAEEGETLGLQRLTEGPWMDTMCNWSPDGDWIAFASDRENPGSGSFELYVIHPNGTGLRKVIQSGSGGRTNHPWFSPDGKSLVFTSDYGGISAEPISNPHHYQPYGEIFTVKLDGSDVTRLTQNSFEDGTPVWVPSFIRPSDVEWPIDRPSCSFDDLHCLSDFPSYGQNGGAGAVPWLLSKPQCGA